The Endozoicomonas sp. 4G DNA segment TCTTCTGGACGCTACCCGGACAGCCCAGGGGCAACCCCTGTCGGAGCAACAGAAAGCCACGGTAACACACGTAGTGGAAACCTTGCAGGCTGATTACCAGAGCTCTGAGTATGCAGCGTTTGCGACACTGTTTCAGGCCCGTGAGCAGGTTCTGGATAACGATCTTGAGGGTGCCCGTTCTTCCCTGGAGTGGGTACTGGATCAGAAGCCTGATCTGGAAGTTGAGATGGTAGCCCGTGCCCGGCTGGCGCGGGTGATGCTGGGCCAGTCTGACGATAACGCCCAGGCGGCGCTGGATGTTCTGGCCAAGGCCACGCCAGAAGCTGGCTTTGTAGCGACCATCGAGTCTGCCCGGGGCGATGCTTATCTGGCGATGGGTCAGAAGGACAAAGCGCGCGAATCTTATGAAAAGGCACTGGAAGCTGCCCGTACCGACGGAGAGTCCCGGCCTCTGCTGCAGTTCAAACTGGACGATCTGGCAGCAAATGTAAAAGAGGGCTAATGGATGCAAAGGATAATCAGGTCACTGCTGATCGTTTTCATGACGCTGGGGCTGGCTTCCTGTAGCCTGTTCTCCGGTGATGAGGAGGTCGTTCGCAAACCTAAACCCCTGACCGAATTTAAACCGGATGTCGAATTAGAAAAAGTCTGGTCCAAAAGTATCGGTGAAGGTGATGAAGGTCGTTATGAGCGACTGGTGCCTTCTATATCAGGTGACGTGATTTATGCGGCAGATGCCCAGGGTCACGTTGTTGCCCTGAATCGCGAGACCGGCAAGGAAATCTGGAAGAAGAGTCTGAAATTCCCCATCGGTGGTGGTATCACTGCCGACTACGGAATGCTGCTATTGGGCACTCTGGACGGGCACGTTATTGCTCTGAAAGAAGAAGATGGCAGTGAGCTCTGGCAAGCCAGAGTGAGCAGTGAAGTGATCTCTTCTCCGCAAACCAACGGCAGCGTGGTAGTGGTTCAGAGTATTGACGACACCATTACGGCACTGGATGCACAAACCGGTAAAGAACTCTGGCATCAGGAAAACTTGCAGCCTGCTCTGACCTTGAGAGGTTCCAGTACCCCCCGCATGGAAGGTGAGGCGGTCTTTGTAGGGCTCTCCAATGGTGAAGCGAAAGCGTTTAGAATTACCGATGGCGGTCCTCTCTGGAACAGCCGCGTTGCCATTCCTGAAGGCTCTTCTGAACTGGAAAGAATGGTCGACATCAAGGCGCAGCCGCTGATCGTAGGTAACAACCTGTTTATGGTCAGCTTCCAGGGGAATGCAGCCGCTCTGGATATGTACAGTGGCCGTGTGCTCTGGAGCCGGGAGTTATCGAGCTATAAATCCATCGCTGAAGGTTTTGGGTCTCTGTATCTGACCGATGACAGCAGTTATGTCAGTTCCCTGGACCAACGCAGTGGTGCCGTGAGCTGGAGACAAGATAAGCTGGAGTACCGTTTGCTGACAGCGCCGGCCACTTATAGCAGCTATCTGGCGGTGGGTGACCTGGAAGGCTATGTTCACCTGTTGTCTCAGGTTGATGGTGGCATAGCAGGTCGTTTCAAGGTGGGTTCATCAGCCATTAAGGCCCCTCCCGTGGTATCAGGTGATTTCCTGTACGTGCTCAGTGCCGATGGCACCTTGACAGCGCTGAGACAAAAGTCAACTTAATGTGCTGAATTGAACCAAAGCGCGTTTGGCAAAAGATTAAAGCCGGGCTGAACTTTTTATGGGGTTCAGCCCTTTTTCTGTTATTAGAATGCCAGAAATCTATTGCGGTTGGACTGTAAAGTCCTGCTGAAGTGGGTTTCAGGACAAATGGCTCCCTCTTAAACGGCGGTTTGTCTGTAACTGGTTAAAAGCTTGGGGGTATCCAATAACCCCTGTGGAATGAAGTGTATGGTTCCTGTAATTGCCCTGGTGGGGCGTCCCAATGTCGGTAAGTCTACGCTGTTCAATCGTTTGACTCGCTCTCGTGATGCCCTGGTTGCTAATGTCGCCGGTCTTACCCGTGATCGTAAGTACGGAGAAGGCAGGATGGGCTCCAGACCCTATATCGTTGTCGATACCGGCGGTATCAGTGGTGACGAAGAAGGTATTGACTCAGCCATGGCCGGACAATCTCTGGCGGCGATCCGGGAAGCTGATATTGTTCTGTTTCTGGTGGATGCCAGGGCCGGTTTGACGGCTGCTGATGAAATGATTGCTGATCATCTGCGCAAACAAAACAAGCAGTATCATCTGGTGCTTAACAAGACCGATACCGTTGATGCTGACCAGGCAGAAGCCGACTTTGCCGTTCTTGGTTTTGGTGAAGCCTTCCATATTGCTGCCGTCCATGGTCGTGGCGTTAAAGGTATGATTGAAGGCGTCCTCGAAGCCGTGATGGGGCCTGAGCCTGATGAGTTTCAAGAAGGTGAAGACGACTCGGAAACGGTCAAGGCCAGGGGAATCAAGATTGGCATTGTTGGACGGCCCAATGTGGGTAAGTCGACACTGGTCAATCGTTTGCTGGGTGAAGAACGTGTTGTGGTTTATGACCAGGCCGGAACCACCCGCGACAGTGTTTACATACCTTATGAGCGTTGGGGACAGGACTACACATTGATTGACACGGCGGGTGTTCGCCGCCGCGGTAAAGTCCATGAAGTGGCTGAAAAGTTCTCAGTCATCAAAACCCTCCAGGCCATTGAAGATGCCAATGTCGTGGTACTGGTGGTCGATGCCAGGGAAGGCATTGTAGAACAGGATCTGCATCTGCTGGGCTTTGTGCTGGAAGCGGGTCGCGCTGTTGTTATTGCCGTGAACAAGTGGGACGGCATGAAAGAGGAAGAGCGGAAAAAGGTAAAAGAAGAACTGGCCAGAAGGCTGGAGTTCATTAACTTTGCCCGTATTCATATGATCTCTGCCAAACACGGCACTAATGTCGGTCATCTTTACGATTCCATTGATGAAGCTTACGAGTGTGCGACTCGCAAACTGTCTACCAATCAGCTGACCCGGATTCTGGAAGATGCCACCAAGATTCACCAGCCACCCATGGTTAGAAATCGTCGTATAAAACTCCGATACTGCCATGCCGGCGCTATGAACCCACCGACCATTATTATTCATGGCAATCAGACGGAAGAAGTTCCCGCTTCTTATAAGCGTTATCTGGAAAATACCTTCAGAAAAGTGCTCAAGATCATGGGGACACCGATTCGTATTGAGTTCCGTTCTTCAGAGAACCCTTACGCAGAACGCAAAGCCGTTCATAAGAAGAACCCCGGTGGCGAACGCAAGGTGACTCACAAGCGTCGTGTGATTGAGCTCAAAGGTAAGAAAAAAGACGATAAAAAGAAAAAGCAGAAATCTCGCCGTTAGTGCACCCAAGCTCTGATATCCGCACACCCCCTCGTTCCCACGCTTCGCGTGGGAATGCATACCTCGCATAACATGATATGGAAAGGCGACTGCAGGCCATTGAGCGGGAACTGATCAAGCAGCAGAAGCGACCCCGGCAGTATGGGGTTTATTCTCACAAAGGAATTTAGCGAGACTGTTGGGCTTCCATATATTGTCTGAGCAAGTTGTTGATGCGTGTCTGATAGCCTTGGCCCTGACTTTTAAACCACTCCAGAACATCGGAGTCCAAACGGATTGTGATGGGCTTTTTAACAGGCAGGCGTAACTCGGCCTGATTAAAAAACTCATCATCAAGCTCGGGGATATCAGAGGTATCTATTTCATCGTCGCTCATGGCTTCAAGCCGTTCCCAGTTAGTTCCAGATGCTTTCTTCATAGCGTTTGATCTCTCTTTTGGAGGCTTTTCGGGCTGAAATAATCCGCACAACATCGCCGACCCGTTCTGTGTAGACCACTACCCCGGTAAGGTGCTGAATACGTCCAATGGTGATCCAGCGTTCTTCATCATAACTCGTGCGGTCATCAACCTGGCAGAGCTGAGGATGATTGAAAATATCGACAGCATCCTCAAAGGCTATCCCGTGTTTGCGGATATTGGCCTGATTTTTTTTCTCATCCCATTCAAATTGCATGGTAAAGTCGGTATTTACATTTGTACATACAAATTAGCACAAATTTCAGGAAATACTGAATGGGATTGAAACATCGCATTGCAGGCTGGCTGCTGCCCGAGCTGAAAAACCTGACGTACACATCATATCGGGGTCCGCTGGGTACCAATCCATTAAACTGTTGTTTTCTAACTGGGTGCGGTTTAGTGCACGCTTTCAATGTAATTGATGGGTTCCCTCTATCAATGGCACCTAAACTCCGTTCAGCATAAACAAGGAAAACCCATCTCCGCCGGTAAAATTCTGAGCAACGACTATTATTAGTGTCGTTTAGTTCCATGTTTCATTCAGTCAGGCGCAGCCCGATACCATCCCCCTCAGCCGAATTTAGGTGTTTCAATGCTGATATCTTCATGGGAGACACTGATCGTCGCCATTCTGGTGCTCTTTGTTGGGCGCTATCTCAACACGCATATTGCGTTTTTTCGCCATTTCAATATTCCCGAGCCGGTAACCGGTGGCTTTCTGGCTTCACTGGTGTTCACCGCCCTGTTTATTTTTACCCCTGATACTCACTGTCAACCAGCCACTCTTCAGCAGCCTGCCCCAGCAAAATCCGGCGGGTGGTAAAAAAGGAAGGCCAGCGAGTGCGAAACCAGCGATCAGCCAGTTGGGTTTTGTACCGGCGGTTATTGCTTTTGCGGGCTTTGGCAAATTCCTTGTTGAAAGCATTCAGTACAGCCCGGCGGTCATCTACTAATCGAGAACAGTTCAGGTTCAGAATCCGAATGGTTTCTTCCACCAGCTTAACCAGCGACTCATAGTGGTTATCAATATCCGCCAGTTGGGCGCAGGCTTCCGGATTTGCTCTGAACTCGCAGGTGCGTTTATCGAACTTGAATAGACAGGGGGTGTTAATAATTCGAAGCGGGTTCAGCACATAGCCTTCACAGTCTTCCGGTAACTGGCCCCCGGTAACCAGATGGTCTTTGTAGGCATCGCAGCTCAGGTTTTCCGGCGTGGAGTAACGAACTTTTTTATCTTCAGCCTGTTTGGAGCCGCCCATACACACTCCGATCATATTGTCCCAGTCCAGCGTCCAGTTATGGTTGGGGTCTGAGGCATCGGATTTTGGGTGGAAATGCTCTACCCGCTGGTTGCTCGACTTTTCAGGTGGCAGTCTGGTTTCACAAAAAGCACAGAGCAGTCCCTGATCCTGAAACACGGCTGTCTTGACCCTGGAATATGGGCCAGTATCTCTAAAGGTTTGCCATTGGGCGTTTGGATGCTTCTGACGGAACTCGGTCAGTTCCTGAGGTTCTGTGCTTTTACAAATCTTCTTCACCGTCTAACTCCCATTGACGGTTTTCTATATAAAGGTCAGCTTCGGTCAAGGCCGGTTCCTGTCCATGAAAAATAGCGTCCAGCGCTTTTCGCTTTTCTTCTGCTTCCTGCCATTTGTCGTCATAGACCAGATCAAGGTACTCGTTAAGCAGAATAGTGTTTGGATCTTTTTCCGGACGAGGTTGAACATGGAATACTCTATCCAGAATTCGGGAGGCTTCTGCCCCTTTGGTGCCCAGGGGCGCATTATGGAACTGACCATTATCCAGTACCCGAATCGAATCAGAGTCCACCGTCGAAATCACATGGGGGCTGTGAGTCGTGAGAATAAACTGAATTTTCGGGAAGGCTTCCTGCAGGGAGCTGACCAGTGTTTGCTGCCAGGAGGGATGAAGGTACATATCCACTTCATCAATCATCACCAGGCCAGGGGTTTCAGTGGCGGCTTTTTCTTTAAACTGAGGGTTGAGTTTGCAACAACGAAAAGCAATATCCGCCGCCAGTCCCAGCACATTCCTCACGCCGTCACTGAGCATGGTCACAGGCATTCGACCTACATCGGGATGTTCTGCCGCAATTTCGTCCATGGCGGCATCGTACATCACTGAGTGCCAGTCCGTGTGAGCCAGTAACAAATCTACGGTTTTCTGTACGACTTTAATGGTGGTGTCGTATGGAGTGACAAGATCCGCTTCCCCTTTTTGCACTTTCTCCATTTTCGCTTGTAGCTGCGCCTGAAAAAGCTGCTTGAACCAGTAAGCGAACTCTTTATAGCCTGAAGTGGGGTTCATGCTTTCGTGATAACCCAGTGTTCGGCTTTCACTGAGGGTCTGCTTTTTGGTTTTGGTCAGACGACTTTCTCCCCATAACCTTCCGGCACCATAGAAGGCAATGATAGGGAGAGAGACGCTTTGTTTTTTTCGCACCATGGTCTGAAGAAATTTGCCGGTTTCGGTGGCATATCGGGCATCAACTACGGTGGTTTTGGATTTTTTGCCTGTCAAGCTTCTGGACCAGTGCTCAGGTTGGCCACCTTGTTTCAATGACCCTTCGGCTTCTATAGCAACAGGGTATTGAGGCTCACACTCTATGGGGTCGGTATGTAATCGCTCTTGTCGAGCGTCTGATGGTTTGATAGGCCAGCCTTTGGCTTCATCAAAAGCCCCGATAAAGCTGCCCAGGGCAACAGCAATGCCTTCCATTGACGCGGTTTTACCCGCGCCATTCGCACCCACAATAACGGTCAGTCTTGGGTGCAGTGTGAGCCTCGATTCTTTAAAGCAACGAAAATTGTGGTATACGATATGGTTCAGTTGCATTGCCTTAATTTGCCTTATCCATGCTGATTAATTGCCAGAAGTTAATCCACTCTAGCGGGTTTTCCCCGGTATTGCATTGTTTACACATAGCCCAGATTCTCCGGATAGGATTGCAGTCGGATGGCGTAAGTTCCCACGCTGGGACCCACAGGGCCTAAAAGCATGGGAACCAGAGTTTTGCGGCAGCCTCTCAGTGGATGGGAACAAGGAAAACCCATCTCCGCCGGTAAAATTCTGAGCAACGACTATTATTAGTGTCGTTTAGTTCCATGTTTCATTCAGTCAGGCGCTGCCCCGATACCATCCCCCTCAGCCGAATTTAGGTGTTTCAATGCTGATATCTTCATGGGAGACACTGATCGTCGCCATTCTGGTGCTCTTCGTTGGGCGCTATCTCAACACGCATATTGCGTTTTTTCGCCATTTCAATATTCCCGAGCCGGTAACCGGTGGTTTTCTGGCTTCACTGGTGTTCACCGCCCTGTTTATTTTTACCGGACTGAGCATTGAGTTTGAATTGACCATGAGAGACAACCTGATGCTGATCTTTTTCAGCACTATTGGTCTATCGTCGCGTTTCTCAACGCTGAAGGAGGGGGGAATCAGTCTGGTTATTTTGATGATTTTTGCCAGCCTGTTCCTGTTTGTGCAGAACGGCATTGGTGTCACCATTGCCAAACTGACCGGCGTTAACCCATTAATTGGTGTCGTGGGAGGTTCAATCGCATTAAGCGGTGGGCACGGCACGGCGATTGCCTGGGCACCTATCCTGGCGGAACAGTTCGGCTTGTTAAATGCAACGGAAATAGGTGCGGCCTGCGCCACTTTCGGTTTGATTCTGGGTGGGCTTACCGGCGGGCCGCTGGCACAAAGATTGATTGAAAAAAACAATCTGAGTCCTTCAGGTTCAGAGCACATCACTATCGGTTCTCGCTACGGTGAAGAGCATGAGCTGATTGATGCTGAGATGATGCTTGAAACCGTGTTTCTTTTCGCCGTGGCCATTGGTACAGGGCTTCATATTACTATCCTGCTTCAGAAAATCGGCTTGTTTCTGCCCAATTACGTGACCTGCCTGTTTACCGGGATCATCCTGACCAATGTCTTGCCACTGCTCTTCAAGAATATGAAGTGTCCCTCAGACTCGGCTTCACTGGCACTGGTCTCTGATTTGTCGCTGGGCCTGTTTCTCTCCATGTCATTAATGAGTATGCAGTTATGGACGCTGGTGGATCTGGCCCTGCCGATCCTTTTGATTCTGGTGGCCCAGGTTGTGGTGCTCGGACTGTTCACTTATTGGGTGATCTTTCGGGCATTGGGCAGGGATTATGATGCCGCGGTCATGTCAGCTGGCTATATGGGCATGGCCCTGGGCGCAACGCCCAATGCGATTGCCAATATGACGGCAGTGACCAAACACTTCGGACCATCGGGCAAAGCCTTTATTGTGGTGCCTTTGATTGGCGCGTTTTTTATCGATATTACTAATGCCGTCGTGATTCAGTTGTTTACTGGCTGGTATGGAGGCTAAACAGTGGTTCGAAATGGGATATACTGGCCTCGTACCTGCCAGAATAAGGGATTGAGTTTATGAATACCGACGAGCAGATAGGAAAGGTTGTCCAGCAGTTTTTTCATGCAGTACCTCATTGTCGTATATTAGGCATGAAGCCGGAGCAAGCCTCTTCTGAAGGTGTTGTTATCCGCATGCCGTTTAATGAAGAGCTGGAAGCCGATCCGGGCAGTGGCATTATTCATTCCGGGGCGATAACCACCTTGATGGACAGTGCTTTCGGTATAGCCGCCTGCATCAGTCTGCCCGGCTTTGAAACTTGTCCTACTATCGATCTGCGCATTGACCATCTTGAGTGCCCAGACCCTTTCAAGCCGGTTCGCTGTTTTGCAGAAGCCTATCGAGTGACTAAAACCGTTGTATTTACAAGAGGAGTCGCCTACCAGGGCGACCGTGACCAACCTTTTGCTCATGGCGTGGGCACCTTTATGAGAACCGGGCGAACCTTGAGTGAAATGGCTAAGGAGCTGGCAAAATGACGATTCAAAACGATTTTAGAGAGGTTCTGCTCCAGGTCAGGGCAAGCAGTGATTACAGTAATCTGACAGATCTTCTGCCCTACGCCAGAAAAATTGGCATGCGTTGCCAGTCCCTGGGTGACGATGCTCTTTTTGTTTTACCCGGAAACAGCGAAAACACCGGTAATCCGGTGTTGCCAGCACTCCACGGTGGTGTGTTGGCTGGTTTCATGGAAATGTCGGCAGCCATTCATCTGATGTTGTTTATGGACGAGCCTGGCATTCCCAAGATTGTCGATTTTTCTATTGATTACCTGAGAAGCTCAAGAATTAAGGATGTTTTTGCTGAATGCAATGTGATCAGACAGGGTAGCCGGATCGCCAATGTTTCGATCACCGCCTGGCAGAGCCGCAGGGAAACACCAGTGGCTACGGCAAGAGCACACTTCCGGCTTGATCATTGATCAAATGCTGACACTGAAGTACATTCCCCCGACAATCCCCCAACGATGTTGTTTACCTACAGAGAAGCTTATGAGCGGAACCTTTGATTTAGCGATTTATAATGCCCAGAGTCTTGCCGGGGAGGCTCTGCTAACCCTTCTGGAAGAGAGCCATTTAACGCCCGGTGTTGTCTATCCGCTGACAGGAAGTGAAGAGCCTGGTGAGCCTGGCGACGAAGCCACCGTCGTTTTCAAGGGCACGGAACTGGATGTTATTAGTGCGTTGACGTTTAACTACGCCGATGCTGATCTTCTGATCATACCGGCTGGCTCACACATAAACCCTGAAGTCCTGAACCTGGCTGCTGAGAGTGGTTGTCGTGTGGTTAATGGTGCGGTCGGTGGTGCTATTAATAGTGAGGCTGATATATACCTGTCTGGTCTTTCCGATGCTGCCGAACTGTCTGGTCAGCAGGAGGTAGCCATTCCAGCCAGTCCGGCAGCGCTGATGCTACAGGTTATCAAGCCTCTTCAGGAAACCGTGGGTATTGATTCTGTCAATGTTATGGCCAGCCTGTCGCTGGCTGAAAGTGGTCAGAAAGGAATTGAAGAGTTGCGTGGGCAGACAATTGACCTGCTCAGTGGCAAGCCAGTCAAGAAAACGCTTTTTGAGCAGCGAATTGCTTTCAATGTCCTGCCGCAGGTGGGTCCCGTCACTGAAAGTGGCTTTACCGCACCGGAGCGCCTGATCGCTGAAGAACTGATGAAGGGGCTGGATCAGGAAGATCTCAGGGTCAGTGCCACCTGCGTGCGGGTGCCGGTGTTCTTCGGTGACAGTCTGGCGGTGCACCTGGATCTGGATCGTCCGGTGGACGAGCAGACGGTCAGGGATCTCCTGACCGGTGTTGATGGCATTGAGTTGGCAGCAGTGGATGAAATGCCTTCTGTTGAAACCGTTGCAGGAAAAGATGCCATTGTCGTGGGTCGTATTCGTCAAAATCCGGATCATGCCGATCAAATATGCTTATGGATTGTGGCTGATCCTGTGCGATGCGGTGCAATTCAGGCATTGGCAGTGGTAGAGATATTGCTAAAAGACTTTTTAAAATGATAACTTAGCTAAGAACAGTGACAGTACCATAAGGTGTGTTTACGAGCGGGATTGCTGATACGCGCAGATAACAAGGACTAATAATGAAACTGCAAAAGCTTGTAGCAGCTATGGCCATATCGGGAGCATTGGGTTCCGGTCTGGTTCATGCGCTGGGTTTGGGCGAAGTGCGCTTGAATTCGGCGCTCAATCAACCATTGGATGCCGAGATTGAATTGCTGCAAGTCAGAGAGCTGACCCGAAACGAGATACTGCCCAATCTTGCCAGTCGTTCCGATTTTCAGCGGGCAGGGCTTGACAGACCTTTCAGTTTAACAGGCATGAAGTTTAAGACCGTCCTGAGAGAGGATGGTACCGGTTTTATTCACGTCACCAGTCATCAGCCGGTGCGTGAACCTTTTCTTAATTTCCTGTTAGAAGTGCACTGGCCCAGTGGTCGGTTGCTCCGGGAATACACCATGCTTCTGGATCCACCGGCATTCAGCGAGGAACCCGCAGCACCGGTAATGCCTGCTTCTACTCTGACGTACAACGGTGGTTTGCCTACGCCGTCGCGTAGTCAGAATGTGAATCCATTTGATCAGGGCGCTTCAGAAGAAATAACTTCAGAAGGAATAGCTTCAAAAGAAATAGTCAGGCCGATTCAGGCGACTCCGGTCAGGGAAGAGCCTGTTCGCGGTGTTGGCAGTTATTCCGGACAAAGCCGACCAGATACCTATGATGTGCAACCTAATGATTATCTCTGGGATATTGCCAAAAGGGTGAGACCGGGCAGTGAGCTGAGTATTCAGCAGACAATGCTGGCCCTGCAGAAAAAGAATCCCCAAGCTTTCATGCAAAATAATATCAATCGCCTCAAGAAAGGGCAGGTATTGCGAGTACCTGTCAGAGAAGAAATTGAAGCGATGAGTTTCCAGGATGCAGTAGGCGAGGTGGCTCGACAGAATCGTGACTGGCAGGCTCGCCTCGAGCAGCTGGATGCTACACGACGAAGCTCTTCTGATTCGGATGGAGACAATGCTGAAAATAATGGGCGTCTGTCGATTGTTGCCACGGATAATAGCTCCGGAACCGGCAGTGATCTGGGGGGCCATTCAACCGATGCGACAACCACGGCTCTGAAGAATGAGCTGGCCATGACGCGCGAGACGATGGATAAGCTGGCTCGCGAAAACGAAGAGCTTAAGAGCCGTTTGAAAGATCTTGATGATCAGATCAGTACCCTGAAACGACTGATAGACCTTAAAGATGACCAGCTGGCTGCATTGACGCAGCAGTCTACCGGAGCGTCTACCGGAACACCTGAGCAAAAAACACAGGAAGCCAAACCGGCTTCAGCGCCGGTGCAACCAGAACCTGAGACTGGTTTCCTGAGCTTCCTGTTCAGCCATCCGCTTTACCTGGCTTTGTCAGCTGCGTTGCCATTAGGTTTGATTGCGGCTCTTTTAGTCTACCGCCGTCGTAAGCAGGAAGAAGACGAGGATGAGATTGAAGAAGAGTCTGGTCTGGAGCCTATGTCGTTGATCCCTCAAGAGCCCCTGCAAGAGGATCAGGAAGAGCTCGAACTGGATGAGATGCTCGAAATCGATGAAGACAGCCTGCAGGAAGATGAAGAGCCAGAAGAGCCAGAAGAGACGACTCAGCAAACCGATGATGCGATCAGTGAAGCCGATATCTATATTGCCTACGGTCGATTCCCACAAGCGGTTGAGCTACTGGAAAAAGCCATTGAAAAAGAGCCGGGTCGCTCGGACCTGAGACTCAAGCTGCTGGAAGTTCACGCTGAGAATAATGATCTGGAAAACTTTAAAGAAGCCCTGACGGGTGTTGAGTCGCTGAATGATCAGGATGCCCTGCGTCAGGCTGATACCTATAAAGCCCGGTTCCCGACCGAAGCTTTCTCAGGAGAGGCTCCCTCACAAGCAGTTGCTGAGGAGAAAGATGACGATTTTGAGTCATTTGACCTGAATGATGCACTCACCGATGATAACGATGTTGATGCGGACGGCGATCTGGGGGATCTGGAGTTTGATCTGGATGAACTGGAACTTGAAAATGAACTGGCTGAGTCGTCTGATACAGAGTCGTTTGATGCAGAGTCGTTTGATACAGAGCTACCTGATATAGAGTCGGTTGGTGATCTGGACTTCCAGTTGGAAGACCTGGAACTGTCGAAAGACCTGTCCGCTCAGGAAGATGAGCCTGCTCCAGTCGATGATCTGGCGGATGATCTGTCGGATGACCTGGATCTTGATCTTGGACTGGACGATGACAGTGCCGATGCTGAAGAAGAGTCTCTGAGCTTTGATGATGGTTTGCCTGACCTGGAGTCAGTTCTGCAGGATGATGATCTGGACTTCTTGTCTGATGACGATGAAGTAGCCACCAAGTTGGATCTGGCAAGAGCCTACATCGACATGGGTGATCATGAAGGTGCCCGGGATATTCTGCAGGAAGTGCTGGATTCTGGCAGCGACGAGCAGAAGCAGGAGGCTCAGGTATTGATGGAACAAACGGGTTAAGACGATTTAATCATTTCTGAATTGAAACTTTACAAAAGCCTGGGTAGATCCGGGCTTTTCTTATTCGGCTTGCTGGCCCCCTACCAATTCTTTCTGCCTCCTGATAAATTCCTCTCCCTTTAATGGATGGAGTGAGTATTTTTCATGCCGCGATTAGCTGCCAGTGTTCAATACGATGGTTCCCGTTATCACGGGTGGCAGAGTCTGAAGTCGGGGCTTCCCTCGGTTCAGGCTGCTGTAGAAAAGGCGTTGTCAAAAGTTGCCAATCATTCTGTCTCTGTCGTTTGTGCCGGAAGAACCGATGCCGGGGTGCATGGTTGCAACCAGATTATTCATTTTGACACAGAGTCAGTGCGTAGCGGCTATGGCTGGACCTTTGGTGGAAATTCCAACTTGCCGGATGACATCACCTTTAACTGG contains these protein-coding regions:
- a CDS encoding PaaI family thioesterase — translated: MNTDEQIGKVVQQFFHAVPHCRILGMKPEQASSEGVVIRMPFNEELEADPGSGIIHSGAITTLMDSAFGIAACISLPGFETCPTIDLRIDHLECPDPFKPVRCFAEAYRVTKTVVFTRGVAYQGDRDQPFAHGVGTFMRTGRTLSEMAKELAK
- a CDS encoding PaaI family thioesterase, which encodes MTIQNDFREVLLQVRASSDYSNLTDLLPYARKIGMRCQSLGDDALFVLPGNSENTGNPVLPALHGGVLAGFMEMSAAIHLMLFMDEPGIPKIVDFSIDYLRSSRIKDVFAECNVIRQGSRIANVSITAWQSRRETPVATARAHFRLDH
- a CDS encoding Asd/ArgC dimerization domain-containing protein gives rise to the protein MSGTFDLAIYNAQSLAGEALLTLLEESHLTPGVVYPLTGSEEPGEPGDEATVVFKGTELDVISALTFNYADADLLIIPAGSHINPEVLNLAAESGCRVVNGAVGGAINSEADIYLSGLSDAAELSGQQEVAIPASPAALMLQVIKPLQETVGIDSVNVMASLSLAESGQKGIEELRGQTIDLLSGKPVKKTLFEQRIAFNVLPQVGPVTESGFTAPERLIAEELMKGLDQEDLRVSATCVRVPVFFGDSLAVHLDLDRPVDEQTVRDLLTGVDGIELAAVDEMPSVETVAGKDAIVVGRIRQNPDHADQICLWIVADPVRCGAIQALAVVEILLKDFLK
- a CDS encoding FimV/HubP family polar landmark protein, with the protein product MKLQKLVAAMAISGALGSGLVHALGLGEVRLNSALNQPLDAEIELLQVRELTRNEILPNLASRSDFQRAGLDRPFSLTGMKFKTVLREDGTGFIHVTSHQPVREPFLNFLLEVHWPSGRLLREYTMLLDPPAFSEEPAAPVMPASTLTYNGGLPTPSRSQNVNPFDQGASEEITSEGIASKEIVRPIQATPVREEPVRGVGSYSGQSRPDTYDVQPNDYLWDIAKRVRPGSELSIQQTMLALQKKNPQAFMQNNINRLKKGQVLRVPVREEIEAMSFQDAVGEVARQNRDWQARLEQLDATRRSSSDSDGDNAENNGRLSIVATDNSSGTGSDLGGHSTDATTTALKNELAMTRETMDKLARENEELKSRLKDLDDQISTLKRLIDLKDDQLAALTQQSTGASTGTPEQKTQEAKPASAPVQPEPETGFLSFLFSHPLYLALSAALPLGLIAALLVYRRRKQEEDEDEIEEESGLEPMSLIPQEPLQEDQEELELDEMLEIDEDSLQEDEEPEEPEETTQQTDDAISEADIYIAYGRFPQAVELLEKAIEKEPGRSDLRLKLLEVHAENNDLENFKEALTGVESLNDQDALRQADTYKARFPTEAFSGEAPSQAVAEEKDDDFESFDLNDALTDDNDVDADGDLGDLEFDLDELELENELAESSDTESFDAESFDTELPDIESVGDLDFQLEDLELSKDLSAQEDEPAPVDDLADDLSDDLDLDLGLDDDSADAEEESLSFDDGLPDLESVLQDDDLDFLSDDDEVATKLDLARAYIDMGDHEGARDILQEVLDSGSDEQKQEAQVLMEQTG